The following are from one region of the Pseudomonas lalucatii genome:
- the truA gene encoding tRNA pseudouridine(38-40) synthase TruA, with product MSDALPAAAADSAAVGIFKIALGVEYKGSRYRGFQRQRAGVPSIQAALEKALSKVAGGAPVTLSCAGRTDALVHASAQVVHFDTTVSRSMHSWVMGANMNLPADISVTWAKLMPAHFDARFCAMARRYRYVIYNDQIRPAHMAEEVTWNHRPLDIEPMREAARALVGTHDFSAFRARQCQAKSPVKTVHHLQLLEHGRFIVLDIRANAFLHHMVRNIAGVLMAIGAGERPVEWAAEVLESRVRRTGGVTAHPYGLYLVQVDYPEEFELPRRYLGPHFLSGLPDVAADAQAVIC from the coding sequence ATGTCTGACGCATTACCCGCAGCGGCAGCCGACTCGGCTGCCGTTGGCATTTTCAAGATCGCCCTGGGCGTCGAGTACAAGGGATCGCGCTATCGCGGCTTCCAGCGTCAGCGCGCCGGGGTGCCGTCGATCCAGGCGGCCCTGGAGAAGGCCCTGTCCAAGGTGGCCGGCGGCGCGCCGGTGACCCTGAGCTGCGCCGGTCGCACCGACGCCCTGGTGCATGCCAGTGCCCAGGTGGTGCATTTCGACACCACTGTCTCGCGCTCCATGCATTCCTGGGTCATGGGGGCGAATATGAACTTGCCCGCGGATATCAGCGTGACCTGGGCCAAGCTCATGCCGGCGCATTTCGATGCACGTTTCTGTGCCATGGCCCGGCGCTACCGCTATGTGATCTACAACGATCAGATCCGCCCGGCGCATATGGCCGAAGAGGTCACCTGGAATCATCGGCCGCTGGACATCGAGCCGATGCGCGAAGCGGCCAGGGCGCTGGTGGGCACCCATGACTTCAGCGCCTTTCGCGCGCGCCAGTGCCAGGCCAAGTCGCCGGTGAAGACGGTGCATCATCTGCAGCTGCTCGAGCATGGTCGTTTCATCGTGCTGGATATCCGTGCCAATGCATTCCTGCATCACATGGTGCGTAACATCGCCGGCGTGCTGATGGCCATAGGTGCCGGGGAACGGCCGGTGGAGTGGGCGGCCGAGGTGCTCGAGAGTCGGGTGCGACGCACCGGCGGCGTTACCGCCCACCCCTATGGGCTGTATCTGGTGCAGGTCGACTACCCGGAGGAGTTCGAGCTCCCCAGGCGTTATCTCGGGCCACATTTCCTGTCCGGTTTGCCGG